One genomic window of Metopolophium dirhodum isolate CAU chromosome 4, ASM1992520v1, whole genome shotgun sequence includes the following:
- the LOC132942937 gene encoding alpha-ketoglutarate-dependent taurine dioxygenase-like isoform X1 codes for MKKNIFNKMEKILKPLGCEVRGVDLKTENRPEIIKQIQEDVTEHRILIFKDQGIISGDRHVEISRWFGELESTFYKHPKSPHPDVFRVSNDKNEGCTNVGRSGWHIDGTFQPAPFSYSLYHMESVPKEGHTLFIPLTELIESLDKDTYDTWNKAWMVSDRRSSPIHPLIYSHPQTGKPVLCFHLGMTTGFIWNYKLPTEATASHEEYETLLKSIDSKINQDNGKYIYVHKWEPGDFIISDNLAVGHFAHSSTQAPRSEVGLRVLHRTTVKGTTPPKK; via the exons atgaaaaa aaatattttcaataagatGGAAAAAATTTTGAAGCCACTTGGGTGTGAAGTGCGTGGAGTTgacttaaaaactgaaaatagaCCTGAAa TTATCAAACAGATACAGGAAGATGTCACTGAACATAgaatcttaatatttaaagatCAAGGAATTATAAGTGGTGATAGACACGTCGAGATCAGTCGTTGGTTTGGAGAATTAGAATCTACATTTTACAAACATCCAAAATCACCTCACCCTGATGTTTTTCGAGTATCTAATGATAAAAATGAAGGATGCACAA atgtTGGGCGATCTGGTTGGCACATAGATGGAACATTCCAACCAGCACCATTTAGCTATTCTTTATATCATATGGAGTCAGTACCTAAAGAAGgacatacattatttattccACTGACCGAATTAATTGAAAGTTTGGATAAAGATACTTATGACACTTGGAATAAAGCTTGGATGGTCAGTGATAGAAGATCATCACCTATCCATCCACTGATATATAGTCATCCTCAAACAGGCAAAccg gtattatgttttcATTTGGGAATGACTACTGGTTTTATTTGGAACTATAAACTTCCTACAGAAGCAACTGCTAGCCATGAAGAATACGAAACACTTTTAAAATCAATAGACAGTAAAATCAATCAAGATAATGGaaagtatatatatgtacacaag TGGGAACCTGGCGATTTCATTATATCTGACAACTTAGCTGTTGGACATTTCGCTCATTCAAGTACACAGGCACCCAGAAGTGAAGTTGGCCTCAGAGTACTACATAGAACTACTGTTAAAGGAACAACTCCAccaaagaaataa
- the LOC132942937 gene encoding alpha-ketoglutarate-dependent taurine dioxygenase-like isoform X2: protein MEKILKPLGCEVRGVDLKTENRPEIIKQIQEDVTEHRILIFKDQGIISGDRHVEISRWFGELESTFYKHPKSPHPDVFRVSNDKNEGCTNVGRSGWHIDGTFQPAPFSYSLYHMESVPKEGHTLFIPLTELIESLDKDTYDTWNKAWMVSDRRSSPIHPLIYSHPQTGKPVLCFHLGMTTGFIWNYKLPTEATASHEEYETLLKSIDSKINQDNGKYIYVHKWEPGDFIISDNLAVGHFAHSSTQAPRSEVGLRVLHRTTVKGTTPPKK, encoded by the exons atGGAAAAAATTTTGAAGCCACTTGGGTGTGAAGTGCGTGGAGTTgacttaaaaactgaaaatagaCCTGAAa TTATCAAACAGATACAGGAAGATGTCACTGAACATAgaatcttaatatttaaagatCAAGGAATTATAAGTGGTGATAGACACGTCGAGATCAGTCGTTGGTTTGGAGAATTAGAATCTACATTTTACAAACATCCAAAATCACCTCACCCTGATGTTTTTCGAGTATCTAATGATAAAAATGAAGGATGCACAA atgtTGGGCGATCTGGTTGGCACATAGATGGAACATTCCAACCAGCACCATTTAGCTATTCTTTATATCATATGGAGTCAGTACCTAAAGAAGgacatacattatttattccACTGACCGAATTAATTGAAAGTTTGGATAAAGATACTTATGACACTTGGAATAAAGCTTGGATGGTCAGTGATAGAAGATCATCACCTATCCATCCACTGATATATAGTCATCCTCAAACAGGCAAAccg gtattatgttttcATTTGGGAATGACTACTGGTTTTATTTGGAACTATAAACTTCCTACAGAAGCAACTGCTAGCCATGAAGAATACGAAACACTTTTAAAATCAATAGACAGTAAAATCAATCAAGATAATGGaaagtatatatatgtacacaag TGGGAACCTGGCGATTTCATTATATCTGACAACTTAGCTGTTGGACATTTCGCTCATTCAAGTACACAGGCACCCAGAAGTGAAGTTGGCCTCAGAGTACTACATAGAACTACTGTTAAAGGAACAACTCCAccaaagaaataa